One Coffea arabica cultivar ET-39 chromosome 5c, Coffea Arabica ET-39 HiFi, whole genome shotgun sequence DNA window includes the following coding sequences:
- the LOC140004176 gene encoding proteasome activator subunit 4-like isoform X1, whose protein sequence is MHLYNAWLPPAVAEETKKEKESFHKVLKAVKESYKVDDPESVYATLKWVSVIDLFIKAKSELLMEDVTAVVETGLELFQISENKLHVQVRWGNLLVKILNKYRKKLSLKVQWRPLYDTLIHTHFKRNTGPEGWRVRQRHFSTVTSLVRSSRRFFPPGSAFEIWSEFRSLLENPWHNSSFEGSGFVRLFLPTNLDNQDFFSQEWMNLCLDHWDSVPNSQFWNSQWASVTARVIKNYKFIDWEKFLPTLFNRYLNMFEVPVANGSGSNPFSVDVSRNTRFLFSNRTVTPSKAIAKSIVYLLKPDGAAQKYFEKLVNLLEQYYHPSNGGRWTYSLERFLAYLVHIFHKRLLHEQMSSRDDGKKSELFLQQPDRLSFINALLKLIDRGQYSKNENLSDTVAAATSVLSYLEPSLVLPFLASRFHMALETMTATHQLKSAVTSVAYAGRSLFLTTLSCSPFKQDDFGGTDSFSDLLMIALSNALFGLDANDPPKTLATMQLIGSLFSNMALLEDSTNELSPLPEFQFSEWLDEFLIRLFSLLRHLEPSGVLNEGVHSSTTSGTILVEDGPYYFCMLEIVLGRLSRALYKQALNKISKFVKSNILPGAIAEVGLLCCACVNSNPEEAVLHIVEPILLSVISSLRETPVMGYGGRRTSVAIGRSKCFFQEKATLSPALETNIEYQLKILSVAISYGGPALLRYKDEFKEVIFSAFDSTSWKVNGAGDHVLRSLLGSLIHYYPIDQYKCLLRHSAAASLEEWISTKDFSNAVPPVGPKWHIPCDDEVEFANELLKLHFDCALDDLQKICQSKIHCDPGNEKEHLKVTLLRIDSSLQGILSCLPDFRPSVGNGMVEDSGLFSFLIAGATGSLVGSTELREKAAEIIHAACKYLLEEKSDDSILLLLVIRIMDALGNYGSSEYEEWSSHRQAWKLESAAIIEPPINFIVSSHSKGKRRPRWALIDKAYMHSTWRSSQSSYHLFRTSGNISPSDHVLILLDDLLNLCLHSYETVRTLAGKSLLKMLKRWPSTISSCVYALSENLKAPSSPEYAVLGSCAVLSTQTVLKRLTSDAKALCCFLRGILSSSHHESLKSQKAITELFVKYNIYFEGIPRSILRTSGIHSDATDFSDLVSEIGSMSFESTNLHWRYNLMANRVLLLLSMASANDPHSSTNILKETSGHFLKNLKSQLPQTRILAISALNTLLKESPYKVSAGNPVFIGDVQGNTKSSLEGALSIIFQEEGFFNETLSSLSHVHIIADADSASSRGHHGNSSFQSLADKSITHFYFDFSASWPRTPNWISLLGSDTFYSNFARIFKRLTQECGMPVLLALRDALIEFVNSQERSKQCVAAEAFAGVLHSDVAGVSEAWDSWMMTQLQNVIYSQSVESVPEWAACIRYAVTGKGKYGTRVPLLRQRVMDCLMTPLSQTVTSSVVAKRYTFLSAAFIEISPQRMLRGETELHFTLLKELVRNMSHSSAQVRESIGVTLCVLCSNIRLHESCSPSNSLEGVRGDVYGNFEGGSWDEYIVQRASELAVNIHNISACDILETSSDKTLHNGISKDHSRDDVNWMETVFHFVISSLKSGRSSVLLDVIAGLLHPIISLQETSNKDLSTLAKAAFELLKWRVFHGTRTQKAISLILSLGSDSNWRTRSATLTFLRTFMYRHTFILSNVDERQIWHTVEKLLADNQIEVREHAAAVLAGLMKGGDADLAEDFRNRAFREANVILKKRRQRNLRSGLSVASIHGPVLALAACVLSIPYDMPSWLPEHVTLLAHFVSEPSPVKSTVTKAVAEFRRTHADTWNIQKDAFSEEQLEVLADTSSSSSYFA, encoded by the exons AATCGTATAAAGTGGATGATCCTGAATCTGTTTACGCCACTCTTAAATGGGTCTCCGTTATTGACCT GTTTATAAAGGCGAAAAGTGAACTTTTAATGGAAGATGTGACAGCTGTTGTGGAAACTGGGTTGGAACTGTTCCAAATATCAGAGAACAAACTTCACGTGCAG GTTAGATGGGGAAATCTCTTGGTAAAAATATTGAACAAATATCGAAAGAAGTTGTCCTTGAAAGTTCAGTGGCGCCCTCTGTATGATACCCTGATCCATACGCATTTCAAGAG GAACACTGGCCCAGAAGGGTGGAGAGTGAGACAACGACATTTTTCGACAGTTACTTCTCTTGTTCGATCCTCTAGGAGATTCTTCCCTCCAGGCTCTGCCTTTGAGATATGGTCTGAATTTAG ATCTTTATTGGAAAACCCATGGCATAACTCTTCTTTTGAAGGTTCTGGGTTTGTTCGGCTGTTCCTTCCAACAAACTTGGACAATCAGGACTTCTTTTCACA AGAATGGATGAATTTATGTTTAGACCACTGGGATTCTGTACCAAATAGTCAGTTCTGGAACAGCCAATGGGCATCCGTTACAGCTCGCGTAATAAAGAATTATAAGTTTATTGACTGGGAGAAGTTTTTACCTACTCTTTTCAATAGATACTTGAATATGTTTGAG GTTCCTGTAGCTAATGGGAGTGGCTCAAATCCGTTTTCTGTGGATGTTTCAAGAAATACCAGATTCTTGTTTTCAAATAGAACAGTTACTCCATCAAAGGCTATTGCTAAATCAATT GTTTATCTATTGAAACCTGATGGTGCAGCACAAAAATACTTTGAGAAATTGGTCAACCTCTTGGAACA ATATTATCATCCTTCTAATGGCGGTCGTTGGACTTATTCACTGGAGCGCTTTTTGGCTTACTTGGTTCACATATTTCACAAACGTTTGCTACATGAGCAAAT GAGCAGCAGGGATGATGGCAAGAAAAGTGAACTCTTCCTCCAGCAGCCTGACCGACTTTCTTTTATAAATGCATTGCTGAAGCTGATTGATCGTGGTCAATATAGCAAGAATGAGAATCTATCTGATACAGTTGCTGCAGCAACCTCTGTTTTGTCATACCTGGAACCTTCACTTGTTCTACCATTTTTAGCATCTCGCTTCCACATGGCTTTGGAGACT ATGACAGCTACACACCAGTTGAAGAGTGCTGTGACATCTGTGGCTTATGCAGGGCGATCGCTGTTTCTCACTACCCTGTCATGTTCACCTTTCAAACAAGATGATTTTGGTGGCACCGATTCTTTCAGTGATCTTCTGATGATTGCTTTGTCCAATGCCTTATTTGGTTTAGATGCCAATGATCCACCAAAAACCTTGGCAACCATGCAACTGATTGGTTCTTTGTTCTCCAAT ATGGCTTTGCTGGAAGATAGTACAAATGAATTATCACCCTTACCAGAATTTCAGTTTTCCGAGTGGCTTGATGAGTTCTTGATTCGTCTTTTTTCTTTGCTTCGGCACTTGGAACCAAGCGGTGTTCT GAATGAAGGAGTTCATTCATCAACAACTTCAGGAACAATTCTTGTTGAGGATGGTCCTTACTACTTCTGCATGTTAGAAATTGTCCTAGGGAGGCTTTCAAGAGCACTTTATAAACAG GCTttaaacaaaatttccaagtttgTTAAATCAAATATTCTTCCTGGGGCAATTGCTGAAGTAGGACTACTATGTTGTGCCTGTGTCAATTCAAATCCAGAAGAGGCAGTTCTTCATATCGTTGAGCCAATTCTACTGTCTGTTATATCTTCCTTGAGAGAGACACCTGTTATGGGTTATGGAGGGAGAAGAACTTCTGTAGCCATTGGACGAAGCAAG TGTTTCTTCCAGGAAAAAGCCACACTTTCTCCAGCTCTTGAAACAAATATTGAGTATCAATTGAAAATATTATCAGTTGCGATCAGCTATGGAGGTCCTGCACTTCTTCGCTACAAGGATGAGTTTAAGGAAGTGATTTTTTCTGCGTTTGATTCAACATCTTGGAAG GTAAATGGTGCTGGTGATCACGTTCTCAGATCTCTTCTTGGAAGCTTGATTCATTACTATCCTATTGACCAATACAA GTGTCTTTTGCGTCATTCTGCTGCTGCATCATTAGAGGAATGGATTAGCACAAAAGATTTTTCAAATGCTGTACCACCTGTCGGTCCAAAGTGGCATATCCCTTGTGATGATGAAGTTGAATTTGCGAATGAACTCTTGAAGTTGCACTTTGACTGTGCTTTAGATGACCTTCAGAAGATATGCCAATCTAAGATCCACTGTGATCCAG GAAATGAGAAAGAGCATTTGAAAGTGACTCTTTTGCGTATTGATTCATCATTACAAGGCATTTTGTCATGCTTGCCCGATTTCAGACCGTCTGTTGGGAATGGGATGGTAGAAGATTCTggtcttttttctttcttaattgCTGGAGCAACAGGTTCACTTGTTGGCAGCACAGAATTGCGAGAAAAGGCTGCTGAGATTATCCATGCTGCTTGCAA ATACCTGTTggaggaaaaatctgatgatAGCATTCTCTTGCTGCTTGTCATTCGTATAATGGATGCTTTAGGAAATTATG GAAGTTCTGAATATGAGGAGTGGTCGAGTCACCGGCAGGCTTGGAAACTGGAATCTGCTGCCATAATAGAACCTCCGATCAATTTCATTGTCTCATCTCATtctaaaggaaaaagaag GCCTAGATGGGCTCTTATCGACAAAGCATATATGCACAGCACTTGGAGATCATCACAGTCATCATACCATCTGTTTCGGACGAGTGGCAACATATCTCCATCTGATCATGTGCTTATCTTGCTGGATGATCTTCTTAATCTGTGTTTACACAGCTATGAAACAGTCCGGAC ACTTGCTGGGAAATCTCTTCTGAAAATGCTGAAAAGATGGCCTTCTACAATCTCGAGCTGTGTGTATGCTCTGAGTGAAAATTTAAAGGCTCCGAGTTCACCAGAATATGCTGTCTTGGGCTCTTGTGCAGTCCTTTCAACCCAAACTGTTCTCAAGCGTTTGACATCG GATGCAAAGGCCCTCTGTTGTTTTCTTCGTGGAATTCTTTCAAG CTCTCATCATGAATCACTAAAATCTCAGAAAGCAATTACTGAG CTCTTTGTCAAGTACAACATCTATTTTGAAGGTATACCTAGAAGCATTTTAAGGACATCAGGGATTCATTCGGATGCAACTGATTTCTCAGATTTGGTTTCTGAGATTGGTTCCATGAGTTTTGAAAGTACAAATTTGCATTGGAG GTATAATCTGATGGCTAACAGAGTGCTGCTACTTTTGTCTATGGCATCTGCAAATGATCCACATTCATCTACAAATATTCTTAAGGAAACTTCTG GTCATTTCTTAAAGAATTTGAAGAGTCAACTTCCACAGACGAGAATTCTAGCTATCTCTGCCTTAAATACTCTGTTAAAAGAATCACCTTACAAAGTCTCTGCTGGAAACCCTGTTTTCATTGGGGATGTACAGGGAAACACCAAATCTTCGCTTGAAGGAGCTTTGAGTATTATATTTCAAGAAGAGGGGTTCTTCAATGAGACTCTGAGTAGTCTTTCTCATGTGCATATAATTGCTGATGCAGATAGTGCATCCTCCCGAGGACATCACGGAAATTCTTCCTTCCAGAGCTTGGCAGACAAATCAATCACACACTTCTATTTTGACTTCTCTGCTTCATGGCCTCGTACTCCTAACTGGATATCTTTGCTAGGAAGTGATACTTTTTATTCAAATTTTGCTAGAATCTTCAAACGTCTAACCCAAGAATGTGGCATGCCTGTTTTGCTGGCACTTAGAGATGCATTGATAGAGTTTGTTAATTCCCAGGAGAGGTCTAAGCAATGTGTTGCAGCTGAGGCATTTGCTGGAGTCTTGCATTCTGATGTTGCTGGTGTTTCAGAAGCATGGGACAGCTGGATGATGACCCAATTACAAAATGTTATTTATTCCCAATCGGTGGAATCTGTTCCAGAGTGGGCTGCTTGTATTCGTTATGCAGTTACTGGCAAGGGAAAATATGGTACTAGGGTACCTCTTCTGAGACAAAGAGTCATGGATTGTCTAATGACTCCATTGAGCCAGACAGTTACTTCTTCAGTAGTTGCCAAGCGCTACACTTTTCTTTCAGCTGCATTTATAGAAATATCCCCACAAAGGATGCTAAGAGGTGAAACAGAGCTTCATTTTACGCTATTGAAGGAGTTGGTGCGTAATATGAGTCATTCATCAGCTCAA GTGAGAGAATCAATTGGAGTTACCCTATGTGTGTTATGCTCAAATATTCGGCTTCATGAATCCTGTTCTCCTAGTAACTCTCTTGAAGGGGTAAGGGGTGATGTATATGGAAATTTTGAAGGTGGAAGTTGGGATGAATATATTGTGCAACGAGCTTCAGAACTTGCAGTGAATATCCACAACATTAGTGCTTGTGACATATTGGAAACCTCCTCAGACAAAACCTTACACAATGGAATATCAAAAGACCATTCTAGAGATGATGTTAATTGGATGGAAACG GTATTCCATTTCGTCATCTCTTCTCTGAAGTCTGGAAGATCTTCAGTTTTGCTGGATGTTATTGCGGGCCTACTGCACCCCATCATCTCCTTGCAG GAAACATCAAATAAAGATTTGTCAACTCTAGCCAAAGCAGCTTTTGAATTGCTAAAATGGAGGGTTTTCCATGGAACAAGAACCCAGAAAGCCATCTCTCTTATTCTTTCTTTAGGAAGTGACTCCAACTGGCGAACTAGATCTGCAACTTTGACGTTTTTGAGGACTTTTATGTACAG GCACACTTTCATCCTCTCAAATGTGGATGAGAGGCAAATATGGCATACTGTTGAAAAGCTACTTGCAGACAATCAAATTGAG GTAAGGGAGCATGCAGCTGCAGTATTAGCTGGCCTCATGAAGGGTGGAGATGCTGATCTAGCTGAAGACTTCCGTAACAGAGCTTTTAGGGAAGCAAACGTCATCCTGAAGAAAAGAAGGCAAAG AAATTTGAGATCCGGGCTTTCTGTAGCATCAATTCATGGTCCCGTACTTGCTTTAGCAGCTTGCGTATTATCCATTCCGTACGATATGCCCAG CTGGCTGCCTGAGCATGTTACATTACTTGCTCATTTTGTTTCGGAGCCATCACCTGTTAAATCCACGGTCACAAAAGCAGTTGCAGAATTCCGACGGACACATGCTGACACCTGGAATATCCAAAAAGATGCTTTTAGTGAAGAACAGCTGGAG GTTCTTGCAGATACATCCTCCTCATCATCATATTTCGCTTAA
- the LOC140004176 gene encoding proteasome activator subunit 4-like isoform X2, whose amino-acid sequence MHLYNAWLPPAVAEETKKEKESFHKVLKAVKESYKVDDPESVYATLKWVSVIDLFIKAKSELLMEDVTAVVETGLELFQISENKLHVQVRWGNLLVKILNKYRKKLSLKVQWRPLYDTLIHTHFKRNTGPEGWRVRQRHFSTVTSLVRSSRRFFPPGSAFEIWSEFRSLLENPWHNSSFEGSGFVRLFLPTNLDNQDFFSQEWMNLCLDHWDSVPNSQFWNSQWASVTARVIKNYKFIDWEKFLPTLFNRYLNMFEVPVANGSGSNPFSVDVSRNTRFLFSNRTVTPSKAIAKSIVYLLKPDGAAQKYFEKLVNLLEQYYHPSNGGRWTYSLERFLAYLVHIFHKRLLHEQMSSRDDGKKSELFLQQPDRLSFINALLKLIDRGQYSKNENLSDTVAAATSVLSYLEPSLVLPFLASRFHMALETMTATHQLKSAVTSVAYAGRSLFLTTLSCSPFKQDDFGGTDSFSDLLMIALSNALFGLDANDPPKTLATMQLIGSLFSNMALLEDSTNELSPLPEFQFSEWLDEFLIRLFSLLRHLEPSGVLNEGVHSSTTSGTILVEDGPYYFCMLEIVLGRLSRALYKQALNKISKFVKSNILPGAIAEVGLLCCACVNSNPEEAVLHIVEPILLSVISSLRETPVMGYGGRRTSVAIGRSKEKATLSPALETNIEYQLKILSVAISYGGPALLRYKDEFKEVIFSAFDSTSWKVNGAGDHVLRSLLGSLIHYYPIDQYKCLLRHSAAASLEEWISTKDFSNAVPPVGPKWHIPCDDEVEFANELLKLHFDCALDDLQKICQSKIHCDPGNEKEHLKVTLLRIDSSLQGILSCLPDFRPSVGNGMVEDSGLFSFLIAGATGSLVGSTELREKAAEIIHAACKYLLEEKSDDSILLLLVIRIMDALGNYGSSEYEEWSSHRQAWKLESAAIIEPPINFIVSSHSKGKRRPRWALIDKAYMHSTWRSSQSSYHLFRTSGNISPSDHVLILLDDLLNLCLHSYETVRTLAGKSLLKMLKRWPSTISSCVYALSENLKAPSSPEYAVLGSCAVLSTQTVLKRLTSDAKALCCFLRGILSSSHHESLKSQKAITELFVKYNIYFEGIPRSILRTSGIHSDATDFSDLVSEIGSMSFESTNLHWRYNLMANRVLLLLSMASANDPHSSTNILKETSGHFLKNLKSQLPQTRILAISALNTLLKESPYKVSAGNPVFIGDVQGNTKSSLEGALSIIFQEEGFFNETLSSLSHVHIIADADSASSRGHHGNSSFQSLADKSITHFYFDFSASWPRTPNWISLLGSDTFYSNFARIFKRLTQECGMPVLLALRDALIEFVNSQERSKQCVAAEAFAGVLHSDVAGVSEAWDSWMMTQLQNVIYSQSVESVPEWAACIRYAVTGKGKYGTRVPLLRQRVMDCLMTPLSQTVTSSVVAKRYTFLSAAFIEISPQRMLRGETELHFTLLKELVRNMSHSSAQVRESIGVTLCVLCSNIRLHESCSPSNSLEGVRGDVYGNFEGGSWDEYIVQRASELAVNIHNISACDILETSSDKTLHNGISKDHSRDDVNWMETVFHFVISSLKSGRSSVLLDVIAGLLHPIISLQETSNKDLSTLAKAAFELLKWRVFHGTRTQKAISLILSLGSDSNWRTRSATLTFLRTFMYRHTFILSNVDERQIWHTVEKLLADNQIEVREHAAAVLAGLMKGGDADLAEDFRNRAFREANVILKKRRQRNLRSGLSVASIHGPVLALAACVLSIPYDMPSWLPEHVTLLAHFVSEPSPVKSTVTKAVAEFRRTHADTWNIQKDAFSEEQLEVLADTSSSSSYFA is encoded by the exons AATCGTATAAAGTGGATGATCCTGAATCTGTTTACGCCACTCTTAAATGGGTCTCCGTTATTGACCT GTTTATAAAGGCGAAAAGTGAACTTTTAATGGAAGATGTGACAGCTGTTGTGGAAACTGGGTTGGAACTGTTCCAAATATCAGAGAACAAACTTCACGTGCAG GTTAGATGGGGAAATCTCTTGGTAAAAATATTGAACAAATATCGAAAGAAGTTGTCCTTGAAAGTTCAGTGGCGCCCTCTGTATGATACCCTGATCCATACGCATTTCAAGAG GAACACTGGCCCAGAAGGGTGGAGAGTGAGACAACGACATTTTTCGACAGTTACTTCTCTTGTTCGATCCTCTAGGAGATTCTTCCCTCCAGGCTCTGCCTTTGAGATATGGTCTGAATTTAG ATCTTTATTGGAAAACCCATGGCATAACTCTTCTTTTGAAGGTTCTGGGTTTGTTCGGCTGTTCCTTCCAACAAACTTGGACAATCAGGACTTCTTTTCACA AGAATGGATGAATTTATGTTTAGACCACTGGGATTCTGTACCAAATAGTCAGTTCTGGAACAGCCAATGGGCATCCGTTACAGCTCGCGTAATAAAGAATTATAAGTTTATTGACTGGGAGAAGTTTTTACCTACTCTTTTCAATAGATACTTGAATATGTTTGAG GTTCCTGTAGCTAATGGGAGTGGCTCAAATCCGTTTTCTGTGGATGTTTCAAGAAATACCAGATTCTTGTTTTCAAATAGAACAGTTACTCCATCAAAGGCTATTGCTAAATCAATT GTTTATCTATTGAAACCTGATGGTGCAGCACAAAAATACTTTGAGAAATTGGTCAACCTCTTGGAACA ATATTATCATCCTTCTAATGGCGGTCGTTGGACTTATTCACTGGAGCGCTTTTTGGCTTACTTGGTTCACATATTTCACAAACGTTTGCTACATGAGCAAAT GAGCAGCAGGGATGATGGCAAGAAAAGTGAACTCTTCCTCCAGCAGCCTGACCGACTTTCTTTTATAAATGCATTGCTGAAGCTGATTGATCGTGGTCAATATAGCAAGAATGAGAATCTATCTGATACAGTTGCTGCAGCAACCTCTGTTTTGTCATACCTGGAACCTTCACTTGTTCTACCATTTTTAGCATCTCGCTTCCACATGGCTTTGGAGACT ATGACAGCTACACACCAGTTGAAGAGTGCTGTGACATCTGTGGCTTATGCAGGGCGATCGCTGTTTCTCACTACCCTGTCATGTTCACCTTTCAAACAAGATGATTTTGGTGGCACCGATTCTTTCAGTGATCTTCTGATGATTGCTTTGTCCAATGCCTTATTTGGTTTAGATGCCAATGATCCACCAAAAACCTTGGCAACCATGCAACTGATTGGTTCTTTGTTCTCCAAT ATGGCTTTGCTGGAAGATAGTACAAATGAATTATCACCCTTACCAGAATTTCAGTTTTCCGAGTGGCTTGATGAGTTCTTGATTCGTCTTTTTTCTTTGCTTCGGCACTTGGAACCAAGCGGTGTTCT GAATGAAGGAGTTCATTCATCAACAACTTCAGGAACAATTCTTGTTGAGGATGGTCCTTACTACTTCTGCATGTTAGAAATTGTCCTAGGGAGGCTTTCAAGAGCACTTTATAAACAG GCTttaaacaaaatttccaagtttgTTAAATCAAATATTCTTCCTGGGGCAATTGCTGAAGTAGGACTACTATGTTGTGCCTGTGTCAATTCAAATCCAGAAGAGGCAGTTCTTCATATCGTTGAGCCAATTCTACTGTCTGTTATATCTTCCTTGAGAGAGACACCTGTTATGGGTTATGGAGGGAGAAGAACTTCTGTAGCCATTGGACGAAGCAAG GAAAAAGCCACACTTTCTCCAGCTCTTGAAACAAATATTGAGTATCAATTGAAAATATTATCAGTTGCGATCAGCTATGGAGGTCCTGCACTTCTTCGCTACAAGGATGAGTTTAAGGAAGTGATTTTTTCTGCGTTTGATTCAACATCTTGGAAG GTAAATGGTGCTGGTGATCACGTTCTCAGATCTCTTCTTGGAAGCTTGATTCATTACTATCCTATTGACCAATACAA GTGTCTTTTGCGTCATTCTGCTGCTGCATCATTAGAGGAATGGATTAGCACAAAAGATTTTTCAAATGCTGTACCACCTGTCGGTCCAAAGTGGCATATCCCTTGTGATGATGAAGTTGAATTTGCGAATGAACTCTTGAAGTTGCACTTTGACTGTGCTTTAGATGACCTTCAGAAGATATGCCAATCTAAGATCCACTGTGATCCAG GAAATGAGAAAGAGCATTTGAAAGTGACTCTTTTGCGTATTGATTCATCATTACAAGGCATTTTGTCATGCTTGCCCGATTTCAGACCGTCTGTTGGGAATGGGATGGTAGAAGATTCTggtcttttttctttcttaattgCTGGAGCAACAGGTTCACTTGTTGGCAGCACAGAATTGCGAGAAAAGGCTGCTGAGATTATCCATGCTGCTTGCAA ATACCTGTTggaggaaaaatctgatgatAGCATTCTCTTGCTGCTTGTCATTCGTATAATGGATGCTTTAGGAAATTATG GAAGTTCTGAATATGAGGAGTGGTCGAGTCACCGGCAGGCTTGGAAACTGGAATCTGCTGCCATAATAGAACCTCCGATCAATTTCATTGTCTCATCTCATtctaaaggaaaaagaag GCCTAGATGGGCTCTTATCGACAAAGCATATATGCACAGCACTTGGAGATCATCACAGTCATCATACCATCTGTTTCGGACGAGTGGCAACATATCTCCATCTGATCATGTGCTTATCTTGCTGGATGATCTTCTTAATCTGTGTTTACACAGCTATGAAACAGTCCGGAC ACTTGCTGGGAAATCTCTTCTGAAAATGCTGAAAAGATGGCCTTCTACAATCTCGAGCTGTGTGTATGCTCTGAGTGAAAATTTAAAGGCTCCGAGTTCACCAGAATATGCTGTCTTGGGCTCTTGTGCAGTCCTTTCAACCCAAACTGTTCTCAAGCGTTTGACATCG GATGCAAAGGCCCTCTGTTGTTTTCTTCGTGGAATTCTTTCAAG CTCTCATCATGAATCACTAAAATCTCAGAAAGCAATTACTGAG CTCTTTGTCAAGTACAACATCTATTTTGAAGGTATACCTAGAAGCATTTTAAGGACATCAGGGATTCATTCGGATGCAACTGATTTCTCAGATTTGGTTTCTGAGATTGGTTCCATGAGTTTTGAAAGTACAAATTTGCATTGGAG GTATAATCTGATGGCTAACAGAGTGCTGCTACTTTTGTCTATGGCATCTGCAAATGATCCACATTCATCTACAAATATTCTTAAGGAAACTTCTG GTCATTTCTTAAAGAATTTGAAGAGTCAACTTCCACAGACGAGAATTCTAGCTATCTCTGCCTTAAATACTCTGTTAAAAGAATCACCTTACAAAGTCTCTGCTGGAAACCCTGTTTTCATTGGGGATGTACAGGGAAACACCAAATCTTCGCTTGAAGGAGCTTTGAGTATTATATTTCAAGAAGAGGGGTTCTTCAATGAGACTCTGAGTAGTCTTTCTCATGTGCATATAATTGCTGATGCAGATAGTGCATCCTCCCGAGGACATCACGGAAATTCTTCCTTCCAGAGCTTGGCAGACAAATCAATCACACACTTCTATTTTGACTTCTCTGCTTCATGGCCTCGTACTCCTAACTGGATATCTTTGCTAGGAAGTGATACTTTTTATTCAAATTTTGCTAGAATCTTCAAACGTCTAACCCAAGAATGTGGCATGCCTGTTTTGCTGGCACTTAGAGATGCATTGATAGAGTTTGTTAATTCCCAGGAGAGGTCTAAGCAATGTGTTGCAGCTGAGGCATTTGCTGGAGTCTTGCATTCTGATGTTGCTGGTGTTTCAGAAGCATGGGACAGCTGGATGATGACCCAATTACAAAATGTTATTTATTCCCAATCGGTGGAATCTGTTCCAGAGTGGGCTGCTTGTATTCGTTATGCAGTTACTGGCAAGGGAAAATATGGTACTAGGGTACCTCTTCTGAGACAAAGAGTCATGGATTGTCTAATGACTCCATTGAGCCAGACAGTTACTTCTTCAGTAGTTGCCAAGCGCTACACTTTTCTTTCAGCTGCATTTATAGAAATATCCCCACAAAGGATGCTAAGAGGTGAAACAGAGCTTCATTTTACGCTATTGAAGGAGTTGGTGCGTAATATGAGTCATTCATCAGCTCAA GTGAGAGAATCAATTGGAGTTACCCTATGTGTGTTATGCTCAAATATTCGGCTTCATGAATCCTGTTCTCCTAGTAACTCTCTTGAAGGGGTAAGGGGTGATGTATATGGAAATTTTGAAGGTGGAAGTTGGGATGAATATATTGTGCAACGAGCTTCAGAACTTGCAGTGAATATCCACAACATTAGTGCTTGTGACATATTGGAAACCTCCTCAGACAAAACCTTACACAATGGAATATCAAAAGACCATTCTAGAGATGATGTTAATTGGATGGAAACG GTATTCCATTTCGTCATCTCTTCTCTGAAGTCTGGAAGATCTTCAGTTTTGCTGGATGTTATTGCGGGCCTACTGCACCCCATCATCTCCTTGCAG GAAACATCAAATAAAGATTTGTCAACTCTAGCCAAAGCAGCTTTTGAATTGCTAAAATGGAGGGTTTTCCATGGAACAAGAACCCAGAAAGCCATCTCTCTTATTCTTTCTTTAGGAAGTGACTCCAACTGGCGAACTAGATCTGCAACTTTGACGTTTTTGAGGACTTTTATGTACAG GCACACTTTCATCCTCTCAAATGTGGATGAGAGGCAAATATGGCATACTGTTGAAAAGCTACTTGCAGACAATCAAATTGAG GTAAGGGAGCATGCAGCTGCAGTATTAGCTGGCCTCATGAAGGGTGGAGATGCTGATCTAGCTGAAGACTTCCGTAACAGAGCTTTTAGGGAAGCAAACGTCATCCTGAAGAAAAGAAGGCAAAG AAATTTGAGATCCGGGCTTTCTGTAGCATCAATTCATGGTCCCGTACTTGCTTTAGCAGCTTGCGTATTATCCATTCCGTACGATATGCCCAG CTGGCTGCCTGAGCATGTTACATTACTTGCTCATTTTGTTTCGGAGCCATCACCTGTTAAATCCACGGTCACAAAAGCAGTTGCAGAATTCCGACGGACACATGCTGACACCTGGAATATCCAAAAAGATGCTTTTAGTGAAGAACAGCTGGAG GTTCTTGCAGATACATCCTCCTCATCATCATATTTCGCTTAA